Proteins encoded in a region of the Sphingopyxis sp. OAS728 genome:
- a CDS encoding leucyl aminopeptidase — MKHLLLSACLSLALAPAAMAQGIAGSGVVPATAANSAERAIGFATNAPAGAALVVVMTNATLPPLDGVTLNAAERQAVTAAIAAASFDGKAGSTLSLRGIGAYPRILLVGAGATPSSLALAEAGGKAAQELKSEAQPVAIAGAFGDTSAADVAYGFTLGQYRFDRYQTVGKKAPATGAVTLVGANPSGAEAAFTNRWKPLADGVRLSRDLANEPANVIYPETFVAEVRKAFAGVAGVSIEVLDEAAMRKLGMGTIVGVGQGSPRGSRLLLVRYRGAGSPDSPTAFVGKGITFDSGGLSLKPGAGMGNMKGDMSGAASAIGAVVSLAKSRAPVHVVGVAALAENMPDGNAQRPGDVTRTMSGKTIEMVNADAEGRLVLADANEYVAKTYKPKAIVNIATLTGAVVGALDNSYAGLFARDEALAARLTAAGTASGEELWRLPLHKDYAERMKSDIADIRNSATGQGPGASLGAHFIGFFVDEATPWAHLDIAGVNRTEKASPLVPKDMTGFGVRLLDQFARSGK, encoded by the coding sequence ATGAAACATCTGCTCCTTTCCGCTTGCCTGTCGCTCGCCCTCGCGCCCGCCGCGATGGCACAGGGCATCGCCGGATCGGGCGTCGTTCCGGCAACCGCCGCGAATAGTGCCGAGCGCGCGATCGGTTTTGCCACCAACGCCCCCGCAGGCGCCGCACTCGTCGTCGTGATGACCAATGCCACGCTGCCGCCGCTGGACGGCGTGACGCTGAACGCGGCCGAACGGCAGGCGGTCACGGCAGCCATCGCGGCGGCGAGCTTCGACGGCAAGGCCGGCTCGACCCTGTCGCTGCGCGGCATCGGCGCGTACCCGCGCATCCTGCTCGTCGGGGCGGGCGCGACGCCGTCGTCGCTCGCTCTTGCCGAAGCGGGCGGAAAGGCCGCGCAGGAACTCAAGAGCGAAGCGCAGCCGGTGGCGATCGCGGGCGCCTTTGGCGACACAAGTGCCGCCGATGTCGCCTATGGCTTCACGCTCGGCCAATATCGCTTCGACCGCTATCAGACCGTCGGCAAAAAGGCGCCCGCGACCGGCGCCGTGACCCTCGTCGGCGCCAATCCGTCGGGCGCCGAGGCGGCGTTCACCAACCGCTGGAAGCCGCTGGCCGACGGTGTGCGCCTGTCGCGCGACCTTGCGAACGAACCCGCGAACGTCATCTATCCCGAGACCTTCGTGGCCGAAGTGCGCAAAGCTTTCGCCGGTGTGGCGGGCGTCAGCATCGAAGTGCTCGACGAGGCCGCGATGCGTAAGCTCGGCATGGGGACGATCGTCGGTGTCGGCCAGGGCAGCCCGCGCGGATCGCGCCTGTTGCTCGTTCGCTATCGCGGCGCGGGCTCGCCCGACTCGCCGACGGCCTTCGTCGGCAAGGGCATCACCTTCGATTCGGGCGGCCTGTCGCTGAAACCCGGCGCCGGGATGGGCAATATGAAGGGAGATATGTCGGGTGCCGCGTCGGCGATCGGCGCGGTCGTCTCGCTCGCCAAGTCACGCGCGCCGGTGCATGTCGTCGGCGTCGCCGCGCTCGCCGAAAACATGCCCGACGGCAATGCGCAGCGCCCCGGCGACGTCACGCGCACCATGTCGGGCAAGACGATCGAGATGGTCAATGCCGACGCCGAAGGGCGCCTCGTCCTCGCCGATGCCAATGAATATGTTGCCAAAACCTATAAGCCCAAGGCAATCGTCAACATCGCAACGCTCACTGGCGCGGTCGTCGGCGCGCTCGACAACAGCTATGCGGGGCTTTTCGCGCGCGACGAGGCGCTCGCCGCGCGGCTGACCGCCGCGGGCACCGCAAGCGGCGAGGAATTGTGGCGGCTGCCGCTCCACAAGGATTATGCCGAGCGGATGAAGTCCGACATCGCCGACATTCGCAACTCGGCGACCGGACAGGGCCCCGGCGCGAGCTTGGGTGCGCATTTCATCGGTTTCTTCGTCGACGAGGCGACTCCATGGGCGCATCTGGACATCGCCGGGGTCAACCGCACCGAAAAGGCCTCGCCGCTCGTCCCGAAAGACATGACCGGCTTCGGCGTCCGGCTGCTCGACCAATTCGCGCGGTCGGGCAAATAG
- the clpB gene encoding ATP-dependent chaperone ClpB — protein sequence MNLEKFTDRAKGFLQAAQTIAIRMNHQRISPEHIAKALLEDNQGMAAGLIRESGGDVARATQGIDALLAKVPAVSGSGAQQTPGLDNDAVRLLDQSEQVAAKAGSEFVAVQNILLAMVLAPSTPVGKALADAGVKPDALNAAITKLTGGRTADTASAEDRYDALKKFARDLTEVAREGKLDPVIGRDEEIRRTIQILARRTKNNPVLIGEAGVGKTAIAEGLALRIVNGDVPDSLKDRRLLSLDMGALIAGAKYRGEFEERLKGVLDDVKAAEGEIILFIDEMHTLVGAGKGEGAMDASNLLKPALARGELHCIGATTLDEYRKHVEKDPALQRRFQPVFVGEPTVEDSISILRGIKEKYELHHGVRITDGAIVAAATLSNRYISDRFLPDKAIDLMDEAASRIRMEVESKPEEIESLDRRIIQMKIEEAALGKENDAASKDRLATLQGELANLEQQSAELTQKWHAEKDKIHAEAKIKEELDAARSALDQAQRAGDLAKAGELSYGTIPGLEKRLEEAQAAAGNAMLREEVTADDIAAVVSKWTGIPVDRMMEGEREKLLAMESTLEKRVIGQDDAVRAVSTAVRRARAGLQDPNRPLGSFLFLGPTGVGKTELTKALARFLFDDDNAMVRIDMSEFMEKHSVARLVGAPPGYVGYEEGGTLTEAVRRRPYQVVLFDEVEKAHQDVFNILLQVLDDGRLTDGQGRTVDFTNTLIILTSNLGSQAIAALPDDAPVEQAEPAVMEVVRAHFRPEFLNRLDEIVLFNRLAQQHMGGIVDIQVARVQKLLTDRKVTLDLTDAARAWLGRVGYDPVYGARPLKRAVQKYLQDPLADLILKGEVRDGSTIKVDEGDGALKLTPA from the coding sequence ATGAACCTCGAAAAATTTACCGACCGCGCCAAGGGCTTTTTGCAGGCGGCGCAGACGATCGCGATCCGCATGAACCATCAGCGGATTTCGCCCGAGCATATCGCGAAAGCGCTGCTCGAAGACAATCAGGGCATGGCCGCAGGCCTGATCCGCGAAAGCGGCGGCGACGTCGCGCGTGCCACACAGGGTATCGACGCGCTGCTCGCCAAGGTGCCCGCCGTATCGGGCTCAGGCGCGCAGCAGACGCCGGGGCTCGACAATGATGCCGTGCGTCTGCTCGACCAGTCCGAACAGGTTGCCGCCAAGGCCGGCAGCGAGTTCGTCGCGGTCCAGAATATCCTGCTCGCGATGGTGCTCGCGCCGAGTACGCCGGTGGGCAAGGCCTTGGCCGACGCGGGCGTGAAGCCCGACGCGCTCAACGCCGCGATCACCAAGCTGACGGGTGGCCGCACCGCCGATACGGCCTCGGCCGAAGACCGCTATGACGCGCTCAAGAAATTCGCCCGCGACCTCACCGAGGTTGCGCGCGAGGGCAAGCTCGACCCGGTGATCGGCCGCGACGAGGAAATCCGCCGCACGATCCAGATCCTCGCGCGCCGCACCAAGAACAATCCGGTCCTGATCGGCGAGGCCGGGGTCGGCAAGACCGCAATCGCCGAAGGCCTCGCGCTGCGCATCGTCAACGGCGACGTGCCGGACAGCCTGAAGGACCGCCGCCTGCTGTCGCTCGACATGGGCGCGCTGATCGCGGGCGCGAAATATCGCGGCGAGTTCGAGGAGCGCCTGAAGGGCGTGCTCGACGATGTGAAGGCCGCCGAGGGCGAGATCATCCTCTTCATCGACGAGATGCACACGCTCGTCGGCGCGGGCAAGGGCGAGGGCGCGATGGACGCCTCGAACCTGCTGAAGCCCGCACTCGCACGCGGCGAGCTGCATTGCATCGGCGCGACGACGCTCGACGAATATCGCAAGCATGTCGAAAAGGACCCCGCGCTCCAGCGGCGCTTCCAGCCCGTCTTCGTCGGCGAGCCGACGGTCGAGGATTCGATCTCGATCCTTCGCGGCATCAAGGAGAAGTATGAGCTGCACCATGGTGTGCGGATCACCGACGGCGCGATCGTCGCCGCGGCGACGCTATCGAACCGCTATATCTCCGACCGCTTCCTGCCCGACAAGGCGATCGACCTGATGGACGAGGCCGCGAGCCGCATCCGCATGGAGGTCGAATCGAAGCCAGAGGAAATCGAGAGCCTCGACCGCCGCATCATCCAGATGAAGATCGAGGAAGCCGCGCTGGGCAAGGAAAACGACGCCGCGTCGAAGGACCGGCTGGCGACCCTGCAAGGCGAGCTCGCCAACCTCGAGCAGCAGTCGGCCGAGCTCACCCAGAAATGGCACGCCGAAAAGGACAAGATCCACGCCGAAGCCAAGATCAAGGAAGAGCTCGACGCCGCGCGCTCGGCGCTCGATCAGGCGCAGCGCGCCGGCGACCTCGCGAAGGCGGGCGAGCTCAGCTACGGCACCATCCCCGGCCTCGAAAAAAGGCTTGAGGAAGCGCAGGCGGCTGCGGGCAACGCGATGCTGCGCGAGGAAGTCACCGCCGACGACATCGCCGCAGTCGTGAGCAAATGGACCGGCATTCCCGTCGACCGGATGATGGAAGGCGAGCGCGAAAAATTGCTCGCGATGGAGTCGACGCTCGAGAAGCGCGTCATCGGCCAGGACGATGCCGTCCGCGCGGTTTCGACCGCCGTCCGCCGCGCGCGTGCCGGCCTTCAGGATCCCAACCGTCCGCTCGGCAGCTTCCTGTTCCTCGGCCCCACCGGTGTCGGCAAGACCGAACTCACCAAGGCGCTCGCGCGGTTCCTGTTCGACGACGACAATGCGATGGTCCGTATCGACATGTCCGAATTCATGGAAAAGCACAGCGTCGCGCGGCTCGTCGGCGCGCCCCCGGGCTATGTCGGTTATGAAGAGGGCGGCACGCTCACCGAAGCGGTGCGGCGGCGGCCCTATCAGGTCGTGCTGTTCGACGAGGTCGAAAAGGCGCATCAGGACGTGTTCAACATCCTGCTGCAGGTGCTCGACGACGGGCGCCTGACCGACGGGCAGGGCCGCACGGTCGACTTTACCAACACGCTGATCATCCTGACCTCGAACCTCGGCAGCCAGGCGATCGCCGCGCTCCCCGACGACGCGCCGGTCGAACAGGCCGAGCCCGCGGTGATGGAAGTCGTGCGCGCGCATTTCCGGCCCGAGTTCCTGAATCGGCTCGACGAGATCGTGCTCTTCAACCGCCTCGCGCAGCAGCATATGGGCGGCATCGTCGACATTCAGGTCGCGCGCGTCCAGAAGCTGCTGACCGACCGCAAGGTGACGCTCGACCTGACCGATGCGGCACGCGCCTGGCTCGGCCGTGTCGGCTACGACCCCGTCTATGGCGCACGGCCGCTCAAGCGCGCGGTGCAGAAATATCTGCAGGACCCGCTCGCCGACCTGATCCTGAAGGGCGAAGTCCGCGACGGCTCGACGATCAAGGTCGACGAAGGCGACGGCGCGCTGAAACTCACGCCGGCATAA
- a CDS encoding aspartyl/asparaginyl beta-hydroxylase domain-containing protein, producing the protein MTSAPPPASSVEANRLGISALQAGDAAAAAQHFAAAISGDPHSGALQRNLASAWRALGDDARELAALDAALAVDRRDLMAWIRKAERHEARNDKGAALAAWSAAIALGAQHNPVPPPLEALLAHGQAFVAAATDTMFTAASGAFAAVRGDLSETEARRGEVFIASALGRRRIYQNECAGIYYPFLPADEFFDRGHFQWFAEIEAQTGAIRAELQALLDDPGEALRPYVKMDAGTPESIWSGLDNRLDWGACFLWEYGEPNQVVLDRCPVTAAALAAIPGARIPGRAPSAFFSMLKPHTRIPPHTGVTNTRAIVHLPLIVPPGCGFRVGGETRAWEEGVAFAFDDTIEHEAWNDSDELRAVLIFDVWNPHLSERERDLLQRYFASADASGYAVPR; encoded by the coding sequence ATGACCAGCGCACCTCCACCCGCCTCATCCGTCGAGGCAAATCGGCTTGGAATTTCAGCCCTGCAAGCCGGGGACGCGGCGGCGGCGGCGCAGCATTTTGCGGCGGCGATTTCCGGCGATCCGCATTCGGGGGCGCTCCAACGCAACCTCGCCTCGGCATGGCGCGCGCTTGGCGATGACGCGCGCGAACTCGCAGCGCTCGATGCTGCCCTTGCGGTCGATCGTCGCGACTTGATGGCATGGATCCGCAAAGCGGAACGTCATGAGGCACGCAACGACAAGGGCGCCGCGCTCGCGGCGTGGAGCGCGGCGATTGCGCTTGGCGCACAGCATAATCCGGTGCCGCCGCCGCTCGAGGCGCTACTCGCGCATGGGCAGGCTTTTGTCGCGGCGGCGACCGATACGATGTTCACCGCGGCGTCGGGCGCGTTCGCGGCAGTTCGGGGCGACCTGTCGGAAACCGAGGCACGCCGCGGCGAGGTCTTCATTGCGAGCGCGCTCGGCCGCCGCCGTATCTATCAAAATGAGTGCGCGGGCATCTATTATCCCTTCCTGCCTGCCGACGAATTCTTCGACCGCGGCCATTTCCAGTGGTTCGCCGAAATCGAGGCGCAAACGGGCGCGATCCGTGCCGAGTTGCAGGCCTTGCTCGACGATCCGGGTGAGGCGCTGCGGCCCTATGTGAAGATGGATGCAGGGACGCCCGAATCGATCTGGTCCGGACTCGACAACCGGCTCGACTGGGGCGCCTGCTTCCTCTGGGAATATGGCGAACCCAACCAAGTGGTGCTCGACCGTTGCCCCGTAACGGCGGCTGCGCTCGCGGCGATTCCGGGCGCGCGCATTCCGGGACGGGCGCCGAGCGCATTTTTTTCGATGTTGAAGCCGCACACGCGCATCCCGCCGCACACGGGCGTCACCAATACGCGCGCGATCGTCCACCTGCCGCTGATCGTTCCGCCAGGCTGTGGCTTTCGGGTTGGCGGAGAGACGCGTGCGTGGGAAGAGGGCGTGGCGTTCGCCTTTGACGACACGATCGAGCATGAGGCGTGGAACGACAGCGACGAGCTGCGCGCGGTGCTGATCTTCGATGTCTGGAACCCGCATTTGAGCGAGCGCGAACGCGATCTCCTCCAGCGCTATTTCGCGTCGGCCGATGCGTCGGGTTATGCCGTTCCGCGCTAG
- a CDS encoding TonB-dependent receptor domain-containing protein gives MKKTQYSKLKLGAAPLVLSVALVSAPAFAQDAAEEGAAQSEIVVTGSLIRNPNLEQSTPVNVTTSDTIELKQSNVAEEVLREMPGVVPNMGSAVNNGNTGGSYVDLRGLGSTRNIVLLNGNRVAPSDVNGRVDLNNIPLALIERVDALTGAAVTTYGADAITGVVNFVTKRDFAGLEVTASNQITEQGDGNVFRVDATIGANFDDGRGNAVLSIGYQSADAVYQGARGFSDNTLDSYSDTFIGSGTSVPSRISGTRPLNADGSVNTDIGTANGGLRQINAQGQAVGTFATYNFNPFNIFQTPFERYNIYAQANYEVSDSIEVYTRGMFSKNKVSTIIAPSGSFGGSVPINLNNPYLSATLRNQLCAFDVDPRAGVYQRRFSQAECDAAATAGFGSAAYRQTGTGSFVNVDVNGDGVTDPDEGFNDNPGITLNRRTPEVGPRISDYQTTFFDYRVGARGGITDTIDWNIEGAYGESENIQTIKGYTLQSRFRQGSLVEGTLANPVCQDPSNGCVPVNIFGPEGSITPEAAGFLQENSSTTNRTSLSQVRAIISGDLGFASPGAVQPIGFALGGEYRRYTAQQSSDLLAKTPGELGGAGGAAPDIDGEYDVYEAYAEIVAPLIEDKPFFESLTLEAGIRYSDYSIKGGAGYDTWTWKAGGSWEPGAGVKIRGNYSRAVRAPNIGELFTPLSVALTNLGIDPCAGSAPTTNANLRAICLAQGAPAGTIGAIANPTAAQANINQGGNLALQPEKANTWTIGAVFQPDFLPRFNLSVDYYNIKIDNVIGAPLPGDIIAACFGNVTAASAADPACTVIRRNPLTGGLDGDAATTPGLFGQTNNNGRLFTDGIDLLMNWNTDLGFASLDWSFVGNWTHSSKFKSDVNLASSLNRECVGYYSVNCSFTGSIQPEYQFSNRFTLGFDKVDLSLLWRWQDSVSFEPAQLEADIANTVGNADCPDALGADPGACVVDEKFRKIKSQHYFDLTGRFTVSDNLVVTLTVQNLLDNKPPIVGNTIGSTTYNSGNTFPATYDALGRRYAVSAKLKF, from the coding sequence GTGAAGAAAACCCAATATTCCAAGCTGAAGCTAGGCGCTGCGCCGCTCGTATTGAGCGTCGCCCTGGTTTCGGCTCCTGCCTTTGCGCAGGACGCCGCCGAAGAAGGTGCCGCTCAGTCGGAAATCGTCGTCACCGGCTCGCTGATCCGCAACCCGAACCTCGAACAGTCGACCCCGGTCAACGTCACGACCTCGGACACGATCGAGCTGAAGCAGTCGAACGTCGCCGAAGAAGTCCTGCGCGAAATGCCCGGCGTCGTCCCGAACATGGGTTCGGCCGTCAACAACGGCAACACCGGCGGTTCGTACGTCGACCTTCGCGGCCTCGGCTCGACCCGCAACATCGTCCTGCTGAACGGCAACCGCGTCGCTCCGTCGGACGTCAATGGCCGCGTCGACCTTAACAACATCCCGCTGGCCCTGATCGAGCGCGTCGACGCGCTGACCGGCGCCGCCGTGACCACCTATGGTGCCGACGCCATCACCGGCGTGGTGAACTTCGTGACCAAGCGCGATTTCGCGGGTCTGGAAGTCACCGCTTCGAACCAGATCACCGAACAGGGCGACGGCAACGTCTTCCGCGTCGACGCCACCATCGGTGCGAACTTCGACGATGGCCGCGGTAACGCCGTTCTGAGCATCGGCTACCAGTCGGCCGACGCCGTCTATCAGGGCGCGCGCGGTTTCTCGGACAACACGCTCGACAGCTATTCGGACACGTTCATCGGTTCGGGCACCTCGGTTCCGTCGCGCATCTCGGGTACCCGCCCGCTGAACGCCGATGGTTCGGTCAACACCGATATCGGCACCGCCAACGGCGGCCTGCGCCAGATCAACGCGCAGGGTCAGGCCGTCGGTACGTTCGCGACCTACAACTTCAACCCGTTCAACATCTTCCAGACCCCGTTCGAGCGCTACAACATCTACGCTCAGGCGAACTATGAAGTGTCGGACTCGATCGAAGTCTACACGCGCGGCATGTTCTCGAAGAACAAGGTGTCGACGATCATCGCACCGTCGGGCTCGTTCGGCGGCTCGGTTCCGATCAACCTGAACAACCCCTATCTGTCGGCGACGCTGCGCAACCAGCTCTGCGCCTTCGACGTCGACCCGCGCGCGGGCGTTTATCAGCGCCGCTTCTCGCAGGCAGAATGCGACGCGGCAGCGACCGCAGGTTTCGGCAGCGCAGCCTATCGCCAGACCGGCACCGGCAGCTTCGTCAACGTCGACGTCAACGGCGACGGCGTGACCGATCCCGATGAAGGTTTCAACGACAACCCCGGCATCACGCTGAACCGTCGTACGCCAGAAGTCGGCCCGCGTATCAGCGACTATCAGACGACCTTCTTCGACTATCGCGTCGGCGCCCGTGGCGGCATCACCGACACGATCGACTGGAACATCGAAGGCGCCTATGGCGAATCGGAAAATATCCAGACGATCAAGGGCTATACGTTGCAGTCGCGTTTCCGCCAGGGCTCGCTGGTCGAGGGTACGCTTGCGAACCCCGTCTGCCAGGATCCGTCGAACGGTTGCGTTCCGGTCAACATCTTCGGCCCCGAAGGTTCGATCACCCCGGAAGCTGCTGGTTTCCTTCAGGAAAACAGCTCGACGACCAACCGCACCTCGCTGTCGCAGGTTCGCGCGATCATCTCGGGTGACCTCGGCTTCGCTTCGCCGGGCGCGGTTCAGCCGATCGGCTTCGCTCTTGGTGGCGAATATCGCCGCTACACCGCCCAGCAGTCGTCGGATCTTCTCGCCAAGACCCCGGGTGAACTCGGCGGCGCCGGCGGTGCGGCTCCCGACATCGACGGCGAATACGACGTTTATGAAGCTTATGCCGAAATCGTCGCTCCGCTGATCGAAGACAAGCCCTTCTTCGAAAGCCTGACCCTCGAAGCCGGCATCCGTTATTCGGATTACAGCATCAAGGGTGGCGCGGGTTACGACACCTGGACCTGGAAAGCCGGCGGTAGCTGGGAACCGGGTGCGGGCGTCAAGATCCGTGGTAACTACAGCCGCGCAGTCCGCGCTCCGAACATCGGCGAACTGTTCACGCCGCTTTCGGTTGCGCTGACCAACCTCGGCATCGACCCCTGCGCGGGCTCGGCTCCGACGACCAACGCCAACCTGCGCGCCATCTGTCTTGCACAGGGTGCTCCGGCCGGCACGATCGGCGCGATCGCCAACCCGACCGCGGCTCAGGCCAACATCAACCAGGGCGGCAACCTCGCGCTGCAGCCGGAAAAGGCGAACACCTGGACCATCGGTGCTGTGTTCCAGCCGGACTTCCTGCCGCGCTTCAACCTGTCGGTCGATTACTACAACATCAAGATCGACAACGTGATCGGCGCTCCGCTGCCGGGTGACATCATTGCCGCATGTTTCGGCAACGTCACCGCCGCCAGCGCCGCTGATCCGGCCTGTACGGTTATCCGCCGTAACCCGCTCACCGGCGGTCTCGACGGTGACGCAGCGACCACGCCGGGCCTCTTCGGCCAGACGAACAACAATGGTCGCCTGTTCACCGACGGCATCGACTTGCTGATGAACTGGAACACCGATCTCGGCTTCGCAAGCCTCGACTGGTCGTTCGTCGGTAACTGGACGCACTCGTCGAAGTTCAAGTCGGACGTGAACCTGGCGTCGTCGCTCAACCGCGAATGCGTCGGCTACTACAGCGTGAACTGCTCGTTCACGGGCTCGATCCAGCCCGAGTACCAGTTCTCGAACCGCTTCACGCTCGGCTTCGACAAGGTCGACCTGTCGCTGCTGTGGCGCTGGCAGGACAGCGTGTCGTTCGAGCCCGCACAGCTTGAAGCCGACATCGCCAACACCGTCGGTAACGCGGATTGCCCCGATGCTCTCGGTGCCGATCCGGGCGCTTGCGTCGTCGACGAGAAGTTCCGCAAGATCAAGTCGCAGCACTATTTCGACCTGACGGGCCGTTTCACCGTCAGCGACAATCTGGTGGTGACGCTGACCGTGCAGAACCTGCTCGACAACAAGCCGCCGATCGTTGGCAACACCATCGGTTCGACCACCTACAACAGCGGCAACACCTTCCCGGCGACGTACGACGCCCTGGGTCGTCGTTACGCTGTGTCGGCAAAGCTGAAGTTCTAG
- a CDS encoding M23 family metallopeptidase gives MSFARDWRRYGAALAFLIVAAGCVPAAGTDAKSAPQPAAQPAAPPPSAPAPPRAPVRADFTLAGLAEQGAVMVGQVPSDTRTLTLDGQAIPVAADGRFLIAFDRDAGTSARLVATLDGGRVVERAIAVAPGSWRLEHINAPYRGAATSDADFERRRPAELAQIAAARNMQVASDGWRQKFRWPVTGRLSGFFGSQRVYQGKPGTYHSGTDVAVPPGTPFVAPAAGVVVLAASAPFTLEGNLLIVDHGMGLSSAFLHCQRLDVKVGDRVAQGQQLGTVGRTGRATGPHMHWGLKWRDARLDPGKLAGPIGG, from the coding sequence ATGAGTTTTGCGAGGGATTGGCGGCGGTATGGGGCGGCGCTTGCGTTCCTGATTGTGGCGGCGGGTTGCGTTCCGGCGGCCGGGACCGATGCGAAGTCCGCGCCGCAGCCAGCGGCTCAGCCCGCCGCCCCGCCGCCTTCTGCGCCCGCACCGCCGCGCGCGCCGGTTCGCGCCGACTTCACATTGGCCGGTCTTGCCGAACAGGGCGCGGTGATGGTGGGGCAGGTGCCGAGCGACACGCGCACGCTCACGCTCGACGGCCAGGCGATCCCGGTCGCGGCCGACGGGCGTTTCCTGATCGCGTTCGACCGCGACGCCGGGACAAGCGCGCGGCTGGTCGCGACACTGGACGGCGGCCGGGTGGTCGAGCGTGCGATCGCGGTCGCTCCGGGCAGCTGGCGGCTCGAGCATATCAACGCCCCCTATCGCGGTGCCGCGACCAGCGACGCCGATTTCGAGCGTCGCCGTCCCGCCGAACTCGCTCAGATTGCCGCGGCGCGCAATATGCAGGTCGCCTCCGACGGATGGCGGCAGAAATTCCGCTGGCCGGTCACGGGGCGCCTGTCGGGTTTCTTCGGGTCGCAGCGTGTCTATCAGGGCAAGCCGGGGACCTATCACAGTGGCACCGACGTCGCGGTGCCCCCGGGGACGCCGTTCGTCGCGCCGGCCGCCGGCGTCGTCGTACTCGCCGCAAGCGCGCCCTTCACGCTCGAGGGAAATCTACTGATCGTCGATCATGGCATGGGGCTCAGCAGTGCCTTCCTGCATTGCCAGCGGCTCGACGTGAAAGTCGGTGACCGGGTGGCGCAGGGGCAGCAGCTCGGAACGGTGGGGCGGACGGGTCGCGCGACCGGGCCGCATATGCACTGGGGGCTCAAATGGCGCGACGCGCGGCTTGATCCCGGTAAGCTCGCGGGACCGATCGGCGGCTGA